One stretch of Candidatus Omnitrophota bacterium DNA includes these proteins:
- a CDS encoding ImmA/IrrE family metallo-endopeptidase, whose protein sequence is MDDVFVPYKNHDHIEKVAADFLHKYHPKDAYPTPIEEIVEFKLGIDIIPIPGLHEIIEIDGFISSDLSNISVDEYVYKHRQGRYRFTLAHEVGHAIMHEGVYRHRGFNTTGDWKDFMETFPENEWSWLEWQANQFAGLILVSSHHLEKRIKHHSKQIKALGIKNEAVAMDRIVELLARDFVVSREVILRRIDKEKKKI, encoded by the coding sequence GTGGATGACGTTTTTGTTCCTTATAAAAATCACGATCATATAGAGAAAGTAGCGGCAGATTTCCTGCATAAATACCATCCAAAAGATGCCTACCCTACGCCTATCGAAGAGATAGTGGAATTTAAACTCGGTATTGATATCATCCCTATTCCCGGGCTCCATGAAATCATAGAAATCGACGGCTTTATATCATCGGATCTATCAAACATTTCCGTGGATGAATATGTTTATAAACACAGGCAAGGCCGCTACCGCTTTACCCTCGCCCATGAGGTAGGCCATGCCATTATGCATGAAGGTGTTTATAGGCATCGCGGGTTCAATACGACCGGAGATTGGAAAGATTTCATGGAGACCTTTCCGGAAAATGAATGGTCTTGGCTTGAGTGGCAAGCAAATCAATTCGCAGGTTTAATACTCGTATCAAGCCATCACCTAGAGAAGAGGATAAAACATCATTCAAAACAGATTAAAGCCCTGGGTATTAAAAATGAGGCCGTCGCTATGGATAGAATCGTTGAGTTATTGGCCCGAGATTTTGTGGTATCACGAGAAGTTATACTAAGAAGGATTGATAAAGAAAAGAAAAAGATCTGA